A stretch of the Tannerella serpentiformis genome encodes the following:
- a CDS encoding deoxyribonuclease IV has product MFRIGCHLSASKGFLAMGKAAVSVGANTFQFFTRNPRGGSAKAIDEDDVAAFLQFAAEHDIAQIVAHAPYTLNACAADPNIRRFATETMADDLRRMEYVPGNYYNFHPGSHVKQGVEVGTDLIVEMLNRILRPEQRTTVLLETMAGKGSEVGRTFEELRAIIDRVELSDHLGVCLDTCHIFDGGYDIVHHLDEVLADFDRVIGLDRLRAIHLNDSLNTLGSHKDRHAKIGEGNIGLGALTRVINHPALRSLPFNLETPNELDGYAAEIKLLKSLRTDD; this is encoded by the coding sequence ATGTTTCGAATCGGTTGTCACCTCTCTGCCTCCAAAGGCTTCCTTGCCATGGGCAAAGCCGCCGTATCCGTCGGCGCCAACACCTTCCAGTTCTTCACCCGTAACCCACGCGGTGGCAGTGCCAAAGCCATCGATGAGGACGACGTCGCGGCCTTCCTGCAATTCGCAGCTGAACACGACATCGCCCAGATTGTCGCCCATGCGCCCTACACGCTCAACGCTTGCGCTGCTGATCCGAATATCCGTCGTTTCGCCACCGAAACGATGGCCGACGATCTGCGGCGCATGGAGTATGTGCCCGGCAATTACTACAACTTCCACCCCGGCAGCCACGTCAAGCAGGGCGTCGAGGTGGGTACGGACCTCATCGTCGAGATGCTCAACCGGATTCTTCGCCCCGAACAACGCACCACAGTGCTGCTTGAGACGATGGCCGGAAAGGGCAGCGAAGTGGGACGCACCTTCGAGGAGCTACGCGCCATCATCGACCGGGTGGAGCTAAGCGATCATCTTGGCGTCTGCCTCGACACGTGCCACATCTTCGACGGCGGCTACGACATTGTCCATCACCTCGACGAGGTCCTCGCCGACTTCGATCGTGTGATCGGACTCGACCGGCTCCGCGCCATCCACCTCAACGATAGCCTCAACACGCTCGGCAGCCACAAGGATCGCCACGCCAAGATCGGCGAGGGGAACATCGGCCTTGGGGCCCTTACGCGTGTCATCAACCATCCGGCCCTGCGCAGCCTGCCCTTCAACCTCGAGACGCCCAACGAGCTGGACGGCTATGCGGCCGAAATCAAACTTCTGAAGTCTCTGCGTACGGATGATTAA
- the lptE gene encoding LPS assembly lipoprotein LptE, which translates to MDYWTKLRRIYKILAAVVGVILLGGCSISYQFSGTSIDYTQVRSISIKDFPNMAPLVYGPLAQRFTDELKDKFVRQTKLQMLRENGTLDLEGEITGYELTPQAVRDDGNKALAALTRLTVTVRVRYTNRVNPDKDFEQTFSSYKEFENSRTIDQVQEQLCREIIDDLVNQIYNATVADW; encoded by the coding sequence ATGGACTACTGGACTAAGCTTCGCCGTATATATAAGATACTGGCGGCCGTCGTGGGGGTGATCCTGCTGGGCGGCTGCTCCATCTCGTATCAGTTTAGTGGCACGTCGATTGACTATACGCAGGTGCGCTCCATCTCCATCAAGGACTTCCCCAACATGGCGCCCCTCGTCTACGGTCCGCTGGCACAACGCTTCACGGACGAGCTCAAGGACAAGTTCGTCCGACAGACCAAGCTGCAAATGCTGCGCGAGAACGGTACGCTAGATCTCGAGGGTGAGATCACGGGCTACGAGCTGACGCCGCAGGCCGTGCGTGACGATGGCAACAAGGCCTTGGCCGCCCTGACCCGCCTGACCGTCACCGTCCGCGTGCGCTACACGAACCGCGTGAATCCCGATAAGGATTTCGAGCAGACCTTCTCGTCGTACAAGGAGTTTGAGAACTCACGCACCATCGATCAGGTGCAGGAGCAGCTCTGTCGCGAGATCATCGACGACCTCGTCAATCAGATCTACAACGCCACCGTAGCCGACTGGTAA
- a CDS encoding sigma-54 interaction domain-containing protein — protein MKEESIQQVKQRFGIIGNDATLNRAIDVAMQVAPTDLSVLITGESGVGKENFPQIIHQNSHRKHGTYIAVNCGAIPEGTIDSELFGHEKGSFTGALADRKGYFEVADGGTIFLDEVGELPIPTQARLLRVLESGEFIKVGSSKVLKTNVRIVAATNVNLVDAVAHNRFREDLYYRLNTVPIVIPPLRDRGDDILLLFRKFASDAAEKYRVPPIRLEDDARQLLLTYRWPGNVRELKNVTERLSILEPERTINADRLRPYLPNIEATHLPVPVGRPQEDGKLFSSEREILYQVLFDMKKDVTELKKLVHDIMSGSMPTAAVPVEPQPVPYVAPKPHPVHEAETVEEAEAVEEPMALGDLERQMIRRALERHGGRRKAAAADLGISERTLYRKIKEYGLLD, from the coding sequence ATGAAAGAAGAATCCATACAACAAGTCAAGCAGCGCTTCGGGATCATCGGTAACGACGCGACGCTCAACCGTGCCATCGACGTGGCCATGCAGGTGGCTCCCACCGACCTCTCCGTGCTGATCACGGGTGAGAGCGGCGTGGGCAAGGAAAACTTTCCGCAGATCATCCACCAAAACAGCCACCGCAAACACGGTACATACATCGCCGTCAACTGTGGCGCCATCCCCGAGGGCACGATCGATTCGGAGCTGTTCGGGCACGAGAAGGGATCGTTCACCGGCGCCCTGGCCGACCGCAAGGGGTACTTCGAAGTGGCCGACGGCGGCACCATCTTCCTCGACGAAGTGGGCGAGCTGCCCATCCCGACCCAAGCACGCCTGCTGCGTGTGCTGGAGAGCGGCGAGTTCATCAAGGTCGGCTCGTCGAAGGTGCTCAAGACAAACGTCCGCATCGTGGCCGCCACGAACGTGAACCTGGTCGACGCCGTGGCCCACAACCGCTTTCGCGAGGATCTGTATTACCGCCTCAACACGGTGCCCATCGTCATCCCGCCACTACGCGACCGTGGCGACGACATCCTGCTCCTCTTCCGCAAGTTCGCCAGCGATGCGGCCGAGAAGTATCGCGTGCCACCCATCCGGCTGGAGGACGACGCCCGCCAGCTGCTCCTCACCTACCGCTGGCCCGGCAACGTGCGCGAACTGAAGAACGTCACCGAGCGCCTCTCCATCCTTGAGCCTGAACGCACCATCAACGCCGATCGGCTGCGCCCCTATCTGCCCAACATCGAGGCCACGCATCTGCCTGTGCCTGTCGGTCGGCCGCAGGAGGACGGCAAGCTCTTCTCGAGCGAGCGCGAGATCCTCTATCAGGTGCTCTTCGATATGAAGAAAGACGTCACCGAACTTAAGAAGCTGGTGCACGACATCATGAGCGGCAGCATGCCGACCGCGGCCGTGCCCGTGGAGCCGCAGCCCGTGCCGTACGTCGCCCCCAAGCCGCATCCGGTGCATGAGGCGGAGACGGTCGAGGAGGCCGAGGCGGTGGAGGAGCCGATGGCGCTCGGCGATCTGGAGCGACAGATGATCCGCCGCGCACTGGAGCGACATGGCGGCCGTCGGAAGGCTGCGGCGGCTGATCTGGGCATCTCGGAGCGGACGCTCTATCGTAAGATTAAGGAATATGGACTACTGGACTAA
- a CDS encoding dipeptidase, translating into MSTIKEYIKENEPRFVEEWFSLLRIPSVSSQTEHKADMGRCAERWRELLLSSGADRAEVMPTGGNPVVYAERIVSPDLPTVLVYGHYDVMPAEPLELWQSEPFEPTIRDGRVYARGADDDKGQAMIQAKGFETALRAGAVHCNVKFILEGEEEVGSESLIAFCKTHGELLRADVILVSDTSMVSAETPSLTTGLRGLSYWEIEVTGPNRDLHSGHFGGAVANPINALCKLIASLTDADGRITLPHFYDDVVELTPDEKAMIARVPFDEAAYKRAIDVDEVFGEKGYSTLERNSCRPSFDVCGIWGGYTGEGSKTVLPSKAYAKLSCRLVPHQDPERITRMMIDYLQAAAPTGVRVKVDFKHSGEPYVCPIDLPAYKAAEAGFTIAFGKQPLVVRRGGSIPVIPAFEKILGLKTVLMGFGLERNAIHSPNESFGLDMFRIGIEAVAEFYNHYK; encoded by the coding sequence ATGAGTACGATCAAAGAGTATATCAAAGAGAACGAGCCACGCTTCGTCGAGGAGTGGTTCAGCCTGTTACGCATCCCGTCCGTCAGCTCGCAGACGGAGCACAAGGCCGACATGGGCCGCTGCGCCGAACGTTGGCGCGAACTGTTGTTATCGTCCGGAGCCGACCGCGCCGAGGTGATGCCCACCGGCGGCAATCCGGTGGTCTACGCCGAGCGCATCGTCTCGCCCGACCTGCCCACGGTGCTCGTCTATGGGCATTACGACGTCATGCCCGCCGAGCCGTTAGAGCTTTGGCAGAGCGAGCCGTTCGAACCCACCATTCGCGACGGACGCGTCTATGCCCGCGGCGCCGACGACGACAAGGGCCAGGCCATGATCCAGGCCAAGGGCTTCGAGACGGCCCTGCGCGCGGGCGCGGTGCATTGCAACGTGAAGTTCATCCTCGAGGGCGAGGAGGAGGTCGGGTCGGAATCGCTCATCGCCTTCTGCAAGACGCATGGCGAGCTGCTCCGGGCGGACGTGATCCTCGTCTCGGACACCAGCATGGTGAGCGCCGAGACGCCCTCGCTGACCACGGGCCTGCGCGGGCTGTCGTACTGGGAGATCGAAGTGACCGGCCCCAACCGCGACCTGCATTCGGGCCACTTCGGCGGCGCCGTGGCCAACCCGATCAATGCGCTCTGCAAGCTCATCGCCAGCCTGACGGACGCGGACGGACGCATCACCCTGCCGCATTTCTATGACGATGTAGTCGAGCTGACTCCGGACGAAAAGGCGATGATCGCCCGCGTGCCCTTCGACGAGGCGGCCTACAAGCGGGCCATCGACGTCGACGAGGTGTTCGGCGAGAAGGGCTACTCCACGCTGGAGCGCAACAGCTGTCGGCCGTCGTTCGACGTCTGCGGCATCTGGGGCGGCTACACGGGCGAGGGCTCGAAGACGGTCCTGCCGTCGAAGGCTTACGCCAAGCTGTCGTGCCGCCTCGTGCCGCATCAGGATCCGGAGCGCATCACGCGCATGATGATCGATTACCTGCAAGCGGCTGCCCCGACGGGCGTCCGGGTGAAGGTCGACTTCAAGCACAGCGGCGAGCCGTACGTCTGCCCCATCGATCTGCCGGCTTACAAGGCCGCCGAGGCTGGTTTCACGATCGCCTTCGGCAAGCAGCCCTTGGTCGTGCGCCGTGGCGGCAGCATCCCCGTCATCCCCGCGTTTGAAAAGATCCTCGGCCTGAAGACGGTCCTCATGGGCTTCGGTCTGGAGCGCAACGCCATCCACTCGCCCAACGAGAGCTTTGGCCTCGACATGTTCCGCATCGGCATCGAGGCCGTGGCCGAGTTCTACAACCACTATAAGTAG
- the secG gene encoding preprotein translocase subunit SecG, producing MYVFLSILIFLASIFLILIVLVQNSKGGGLASGFSSSNQIMGVRKTTDFLEKATWGLAGSVVVLSILIASFIPKGDAQQKNEQESEIQQQVNDAVPVDPNATGPDFGSQQQPQQSAEQQPAEQQPAQQQQEAPAK from the coding sequence ATGTACGTATTTTTATCCATCTTGATTTTCCTGGCATCGATCTTCCTTATTCTGATCGTGCTGGTGCAAAACTCGAAAGGCGGAGGATTAGCCTCCGGATTCTCCTCGTCGAACCAGATCATGGGCGTCCGCAAGACGACCGACTTCCTCGAGAAGGCTACTTGGGGGCTGGCCGGCAGTGTAGTCGTGCTGAGCATCCTCATCGCTTCGTTTATCCCCAAAGGCGATGCCCAGCAGAAGAACGAACAGGAGTCCGAGATCCAGCAGCAGGTGAACGACGCTGTGCCCGTAGATCCGAACGCCACAGGCCCCGACTTTGGCTCGCAGCAGCAACCACAACAGTCGGCCGAACAGCAGCCCGCCGAGCAACAGCCTGCTCAACAGCAACAAGAGGCCCCGGCTAAGTAA
- a CDS encoding glycosyltransferase family protein: MKASHTTSFTQRFDAFFDRHRRAFFMLTMALATLMSIVMFDAKVSLSGDDCDYILAADAFWHHFAFPGHHGSLYPIVLSPFVGLFGYRLVLLKFLSVLFTVGAFGFLYKAFERRIPSAVLIPSMLLAAICSYIFFYAGYTYSEPLFMLLQSIYFYFFSRYFWVEGGTPSYTLRKDWKKYLNLGALTLAMGLTREIGFCVIGVVILYFAIKGRWKDLLYTVGAALLILAAFYLVKAILWPNVAAGHSFTNLMAKDYYNPNAGMEDTAGLLSRFWDNSRVYLSAFLCQMMGVMPETPSNRFDMSATRTLIIYGLYFAALVVILVRRDAPLLFAGLYAGVLNFASFVVLQIIWAQDRLITIYYPLILLFLLGALYYAFSSARLRRFFIVYPVVLLILLGGTLNITRNRVGRTLPVLQQNLLLGDPLYGFTPDWQNFIKASQWVATNTEKDAVIVSRKPSMSKVYTGRDFVGLPASLTVPADTLNYLKGDTSLVVVVADGSKGVMSGEVLRYIITPLSKFMIGDKPSPAACVYTFPRANLAEALHEMEQMGVPYTLDLDQAIAQCQTADVRIYDPDMMLRLLKEQHVTYLLLAQLRIDPTRNTGQYINNIHRYAWFISTKYPDSFEIIKTFGTSEPCEILRLIR, encoded by the coding sequence ATGAAAGCCTCTCACACTACCTCTTTCACCCAACGGTTCGACGCCTTTTTCGATCGACATCGGCGGGCTTTTTTCATGCTCACGATGGCTCTGGCCACGCTGATGAGCATCGTTATGTTTGACGCCAAAGTCAGCCTCAGCGGCGACGATTGCGACTATATCCTTGCCGCCGACGCCTTCTGGCACCACTTTGCCTTCCCTGGCCATCACGGCTCGCTTTACCCCATCGTCCTCTCACCCTTTGTCGGACTGTTCGGTTATCGGCTCGTCCTGCTTAAGTTCCTCTCCGTCCTCTTCACCGTTGGCGCCTTTGGGTTCCTTTACAAGGCCTTCGAGAGACGGATCCCGTCGGCCGTGCTGATCCCATCCATGCTGCTGGCTGCCATCTGCTCCTACATCTTCTTTTATGCCGGCTACACCTACAGCGAACCGCTCTTCATGCTCCTTCAGTCGATCTACTTCTACTTCTTCTCCCGCTATTTCTGGGTGGAGGGTGGCACACCGAGCTACACGCTCAGAAAGGACTGGAAGAAGTATCTCAATCTCGGTGCCCTGACACTGGCGATGGGACTGACGCGCGAGATTGGCTTCTGTGTCATCGGCGTCGTTATCCTCTATTTTGCGATCAAGGGCCGGTGGAAGGATTTGCTCTATACCGTCGGTGCGGCGCTGCTGATACTCGCTGCCTTCTACTTGGTCAAGGCTATCCTCTGGCCGAACGTTGCGGCAGGACACAGCTTCACCAACCTCATGGCGAAGGATTACTACAACCCCAACGCGGGTATGGAGGATACCGCCGGACTCCTCTCTCGCTTCTGGGACAACTCTCGGGTCTACCTCTCCGCCTTCCTCTGCCAAATGATGGGCGTGATGCCTGAGACACCCAGCAACCGGTTCGACATGAGCGCCACACGGACGCTCATCATCTACGGGCTCTACTTCGCTGCACTGGTGGTTATCTTGGTGCGTCGTGACGCCCCGCTGCTTTTCGCGGGACTCTATGCTGGGGTGCTCAACTTCGCTAGCTTCGTTGTCCTGCAAATCATTTGGGCGCAGGATCGATTGATTACGATCTATTATCCACTCATCCTTCTCTTCCTGCTCGGTGCGCTCTATTACGCCTTCAGCTCGGCGCGCTTGCGGCGTTTCTTCATCGTCTACCCCGTGGTGCTACTCATCCTGCTGGGCGGTACGTTGAACATCACCCGCAATCGGGTGGGTCGCACGCTGCCCGTCCTTCAGCAGAATCTTCTGCTGGGCGATCCGCTCTACGGCTTCACGCCCGACTGGCAAAACTTCATCAAGGCCAGCCAATGGGTCGCGACGAACACAGAGAAAGACGCCGTCATCGTCAGCCGTAAGCCGTCTATGTCGAAGGTCTACACCGGACGCGACTTTGTTGGGTTGCCCGCCTCGCTGACCGTCCCCGCCGATACGTTGAACTATCTCAAGGGCGACACTTCGCTCGTGGTTGTCGTGGCCGACGGATCGAAGGGTGTTATGTCGGGCGAGGTGCTCCGCTATATCATCACGCCCCTAAGCAAGTTTATGATCGGCGATAAGCCGTCACCGGCAGCTTGCGTCTACACCTTCCCACGCGCAAACTTAGCGGAGGCTCTCCACGAGATGGAGCAGATGGGTGTGCCCTACACGCTCGACTTGGATCAAGCCATCGCCCAGTGCCAAACTGCGGACGTTCGTATCTACGACCCAGACATGATGCTGCGCCTGCTCAAGGAGCAACATGTCACCTACCTGCTGCTGGCTCAGCTGCGTATCGACCCCACACGCAACACGGGGCAGTACATCAACAATATTCACCGCTACGCCTGGTTTATATCTACCAAATACCCGGACAGCTTCGAAATCATCAAGACCTTCGGCACCTCCGAACCGTGCGAGATCCTGAGGCTGATTCGGTAA
- a CDS encoding glycosyltransferase: MNKQSIIDYYNRTAPERQRHKHMRRYYHRSLERYFSFIIPPGSRVLEIGCGTGELLAAMRPAYGVGIDFSERMIEIARRTFPELRFEVDDIEELRLSETFDYIIMSDLTMSLWDVQRAFEHLPQVCHERTRIVISNYNFLWEPILKLAERLGLKLQQPNQNWLSVQDIDNLLRLTGFERVKRENKILLPINIPLLTPFCNRFLANLPPFHRLDLVNLIVARPEPRREAPERTVSIIVPARNERGNIENAVCRLPAFGASQEFVFVEGHSQDGTYEEMIRVRDAYPDKQIKVLIQSGRGKGNAVREGFEVATGEMLFILDADLTTPPEDMPKFYEALRQGKGEFINGCRLVYPMEKQAMRLLNLIANKSFGVLFSYLLGQGLKDTLCGTKVLYKSDYDTLKLGRAYFGDFDPFGDFDLLFGAAKLNLKMTEIIIRYKDREYGSTQISRFRHGWLLIKMCAFAARKIKFI; encoded by the coding sequence ATGAACAAGCAATCCATCATAGATTATTACAACCGGACGGCGCCCGAACGGCAGCGCCACAAACATATGCGCCGTTATTACCACCGTTCGCTGGAGCGCTACTTCTCGTTTATCATCCCGCCCGGCAGCCGTGTGTTAGAGATCGGATGCGGGACGGGCGAACTCTTAGCGGCCATGCGGCCAGCCTATGGCGTGGGTATCGACTTCTCAGAACGGATGATCGAAATAGCCCGACGAACCTTCCCGGAGCTGCGCTTCGAGGTGGACGACATCGAGGAGCTACGTCTCAGCGAGACGTTTGACTATATCATAATGTCCGACCTGACGATGTCGCTCTGGGATGTGCAGCGCGCCTTTGAGCATCTGCCGCAAGTATGCCACGAGCGTACGCGCATCGTTATTTCCAACTATAACTTCCTCTGGGAGCCTATCCTCAAGCTGGCCGAGCGGCTCGGCCTAAAGCTCCAGCAACCGAACCAGAACTGGCTCTCGGTGCAGGATATCGACAATCTGCTCCGTCTGACAGGCTTCGAGCGGGTGAAGCGTGAAAACAAGATCCTGCTGCCCATCAACATCCCGCTGCTGACCCCCTTCTGCAACCGTTTCTTGGCGAACCTGCCGCCCTTTCACCGCTTGGATTTGGTGAACCTGATCGTAGCCCGACCTGAGCCTCGACGGGAGGCACCCGAGCGGACGGTGTCCATCATCGTCCCGGCACGCAATGAGCGAGGGAATATCGAGAATGCTGTCTGCCGACTGCCCGCTTTCGGTGCCTCGCAGGAGTTTGTCTTCGTCGAAGGACACTCACAGGATGGAACGTACGAGGAGATGATCCGTGTGCGCGACGCCTATCCAGATAAGCAGATCAAGGTGCTCATCCAGTCGGGGCGCGGCAAGGGCAACGCTGTGCGTGAGGGCTTCGAGGTAGCTACGGGCGAGATGCTCTTCATCCTCGACGCCGACCTGACGACACCGCCCGAGGATATGCCGAAGTTTTACGAGGCGCTCCGCCAAGGTAAGGGTGAGTTTATCAATGGTTGCAGGCTCGTTTACCCGATGGAAAAGCAGGCGATGCGGCTCCTGAACCTGATTGCCAACAAGAGTTTCGGAGTACTCTTCTCCTACCTGCTGGGACAGGGGCTGAAGGACACGCTCTGCGGCACGAAGGTGCTCTACAAGTCAGACTACGACACACTCAAGTTAGGTCGCGCCTATTTCGGCGACTTCGATCCCTTCGGTGATTTTGACCTGCTCTTTGGCGCTGCCAAGCTGAACCTGAAGATGACGGAGATCATCATCCGATATAAGGACCGCGAGTATGGCTCCACGCAGATCAGTCGTTTCCGACACGGTTGGCTGCTGATAAAGATGTGCGCCTTCGCCGCACGGAAGATTAAGTTCATTTGA
- a CDS encoding amidohydrolase, with translation MSSILIRSVEWQGRPTDLFIEGNTIARIAETIDAPEADTVIDGRGKALIPGLINAHTHAAMTLFRGYGDDMPLMQWLEQAIWPNEAKLTHEDVYWGAKLACVEMLRSGTTTFFDMYHKLDATAEAVQEMGLRAVLCEACFDHFRPEEAERSRRHITRRYATPPPYGPRVRYALGPHAIYTVSGELLQWSADFARDHDTLIHLHLAETTVETEQCLARFGQTPVRYLHRLGILSPRLVIAHGLYVDGEEIRILADHGVKVVHNPASNMKLASGYRFHFDEMRAAGITVGLGTDGCASSNNLDMVEAMKLASLLGKSWRGDPEAVTCDAIFHAATAAGADILGLRAGRIAEGYLADLCLIDLRQPAFAPNHNFISNLVYAANGSCVDTVICDGRVLMRDKHVPGEEEIMERASRAAYDLVRRGGKQA, from the coding sequence ATGAGCAGCATACTGATCCGGTCCGTCGAATGGCAAGGTCGTCCGACGGACCTTTTTATAGAAGGCAACACCATCGCACGCATTGCCGAGACGATCGACGCCCCCGAGGCGGACACCGTGATCGACGGCCGCGGCAAGGCCCTTATCCCCGGACTCATCAACGCCCACACGCACGCGGCCATGACGCTCTTCCGCGGCTACGGCGACGACATGCCGCTCATGCAGTGGCTCGAGCAGGCCATCTGGCCCAACGAGGCGAAGCTGACGCACGAGGACGTCTATTGGGGCGCCAAGCTGGCCTGCGTGGAGATGCTCCGTAGCGGTACGACGACCTTCTTCGACATGTATCACAAGCTCGACGCCACGGCCGAGGCTGTCCAAGAGATGGGGCTCCGTGCCGTGCTCTGCGAGGCCTGTTTCGATCACTTCCGACCCGAAGAGGCCGAACGCAGCCGCCGCCACATCACGCGTCGCTACGCCACACCTCCGCCCTATGGCCCACGCGTCCGCTACGCCCTCGGCCCGCATGCCATCTACACCGTCTCCGGCGAACTGCTGCAATGGTCGGCCGACTTTGCCCGGGATCACGACACCCTCATCCACCTCCATCTGGCCGAGACGACCGTCGAGACCGAGCAATGCCTTGCGCGCTTCGGGCAGACGCCCGTTCGCTACCTGCACCGTTTGGGCATCCTCTCCCCGCGACTTGTCATCGCACACGGCCTCTACGTCGACGGGGAGGAGATCCGCATCCTGGCCGACCACGGTGTCAAGGTGGTGCACAACCCGGCGTCGAACATGAAGCTGGCCTCCGGCTATCGCTTCCACTTCGACGAGATGCGCGCCGCAGGCATCACCGTCGGGTTAGGCACGGATGGCTGTGCCTCGTCGAACAACCTCGATATGGTCGAGGCCATGAAGCTGGCGTCACTGCTCGGCAAGTCGTGGCGTGGCGATCCCGAGGCCGTCACGTGCGACGCCATCTTTCACGCCGCCACGGCTGCCGGTGCCGACATCCTTGGCCTCCGCGCCGGTCGCATTGCCGAGGGCTACTTGGCCGACCTCTGCCTCATCGATCTCCGCCAGCCCGCCTTCGCCCCGAACCACAACTTCATCTCGAACCTCGTCTACGCCGCCAACGGCAGCTGCGTGGATACGGTCATCTGCGACGGTCGCGTGCTGATGCGCGACAAGCATGTGCCGGGCGAGGAGGAGATCATGGAGCGCGCCTCACGTGCGGCCTACGATCTGGTGCGCCGAGGTGGGAAGCAGGCGTAA
- a CDS encoding cation diffusion facilitator family transporter yields the protein MHTHPHHEHDHDCDHAHGHGHAHHHHHGADMKGRKLLWATALNFSITLVQIVGGLVSNSLSLLSDAVHNLGDSSAIFIAFLAGRHAEKCPDLRKTFGYKRSEILAALFNAVALIVICVFLFVEAYERFRNPEPIRGAVMLIVATFGLLANLIAVVMLHRDREHNLNIRAAYLHLLGDTLSSVAVILGGIAIWIWKLYWLDPLITVAVGVYIIWHTWGIVRQTVDILMQAAPEGVDLHAVQRHTEDIAEVKDMHHLHIWKMDDEHIHLEAHINLCENLPLSDAQAIGRRIEEMLRTEFGISHITLQLEYEGCHLQCGLIQA from the coding sequence ATGCATACACATCCTCACCACGAACACGATCACGACTGTGATCACGCGCACGGCCACGGTCATGCGCACCATCACCACCACGGGGCCGACATGAAGGGGCGCAAACTGCTCTGGGCAACGGCGCTGAACTTCTCGATCACGCTCGTGCAGATCGTCGGCGGACTCGTCTCGAACAGCCTCTCGCTACTCTCCGATGCGGTCCACAATCTGGGCGACTCGTCGGCCATCTTCATCGCCTTCCTGGCCGGCCGACACGCCGAGAAGTGCCCCGACCTGCGCAAGACATTCGGCTACAAACGCTCCGAGATCTTGGCCGCACTCTTCAACGCCGTGGCGCTGATCGTGATCTGCGTCTTCCTCTTTGTCGAGGCCTATGAGCGCTTCCGGAACCCCGAGCCAATCCGCGGCGCGGTGATGCTCATCGTGGCCACCTTTGGGCTACTGGCCAATCTGATCGCGGTCGTCATGCTGCATCGTGACCGGGAGCACAACCTGAACATCCGCGCGGCTTACCTGCATTTGCTTGGTGACACGCTCTCGTCCGTGGCTGTCATCCTGGGCGGCATCGCCATCTGGATTTGGAAGCTGTATTGGCTCGATCCGCTGATCACGGTGGCCGTGGGCGTGTATATCATCTGGCACACGTGGGGCATCGTCCGCCAGACGGTCGACATCCTCATGCAGGCCGCGCCCGAGGGCGTCGATCTGCACGCCGTGCAGCGTCACACGGAGGACATAGCCGAGGTTAAGGACATGCACCATCTGCACATCTGGAAGATGGACGACGAGCATATCCACCTCGAGGCGCACATCAACCTCTGCGAAAATCTGCCGCTCTCGGACGCGCAAGCCATCGGCCGACGCATCGAGGAAATGCTGCGTACGGAGTTCGGCATCAGCCACATTACCCTGCAATTGGAATACGAGGGCTGCCACCTCCAGTGCGGCCTGATCCAGGCGTAG
- a CDS encoding class I SAM-dependent methyltransferase — MRSMEDFNRHNKEINENLTYWQNKPILQTIYNDFYALIGAQVDRSQEGLIVELGSGIGNLKQHIPECICTDVFPNPWIDQVENAYRMSFADESVSNLILFDVFHHLEYPKAALNEFRRVLKPHGRVILFEPCISALGWIVYGAFHKEPVAWFDKINPDGGPISDDRLGYYAAQGNACRIFRHSRKYRDLIGDFSITKVRRYAALAYVMSGGYSGRQLYPDRLYPFIKSCEKVLNHLPSLFATRLLVVLTK, encoded by the coding sequence ATGAGAAGTATGGAAGACTTCAATCGCCATAACAAAGAGATTAACGAGAACCTGACCTATTGGCAGAATAAGCCGATACTACAAACCATCTACAATGATTTTTACGCACTGATTGGTGCGCAGGTGGATCGTTCGCAAGAGGGGCTGATCGTAGAGTTAGGCTCGGGGATTGGCAACCTCAAGCAGCATATCCCGGAGTGCATCTGCACGGATGTGTTCCCCAATCCGTGGATCGACCAAGTGGAGAACGCCTACCGGATGAGCTTTGCGGACGAGAGCGTCTCTAACCTGATTCTCTTCGATGTGTTTCACCATTTGGAATACCCCAAGGCGGCACTTAACGAGTTTCGTCGTGTGCTCAAACCCCACGGACGTGTTATCCTCTTCGAACCCTGTATCAGCGCATTGGGATGGATCGTTTACGGTGCTTTTCACAAGGAGCCTGTAGCATGGTTCGACAAGATCAACCCCGACGGTGGCCCCATATCGGACGATCGCCTCGGCTATTATGCCGCCCAAGGCAACGCCTGCCGCATCTTCCGACACAGCCGAAAGTATCGCGACTTGATCGGTGACTTTTCCATTACGAAAGTTCGGCGCTATGCCGCATTGGCATATGTCATGTCCGGCGGATACAGCGGTCGACAGCTCTACCCAGATCGTCTCTATCCCTTTATCAAAAGCTGCGAAAAGGTTTTGAACCATCTGCCCAGCCTCTTCGCCACCCGTCTGCTTGTAGTTCTAACGAAATAA